One Methanocaldococcus villosus KIN24-T80 genomic window carries:
- a CDS encoding ABC transporter substrate-binding protein: protein MRKTMVILISLLFVSAAIALAGCQEKKVVEENNGVVKISVGYLPTDHHAALFVACYHPEIFKKYGIYLKEVEPKKKYELYKNDKKIADIELYLIKTGGADIMNLLAQGKLDIGLNGVPPAVFYIDKGCNGKIIMCLQGEGSAVVVRKDIPANNWQEFVNWIKEQYKEGKQVKIGHPLPTSIQYVMIKDALKASGISYTENPNEKAMVLLVNCKGQGSMPQMLSQKQLDAVIAWEPMPEILKSKGVGKAIVYSQDLPKSNGGTWKNHPCCCVVASEKSLKEKRDAIITFAKLLRYATEEINKNRDLAAEASTKWLGVDENVEKESVKYIKYDWRIETFLPGILEFVKAMNNQGLMKNMLKDVSDEKAKEVIFDFNAYNEIKS from the coding sequence ATGAGAAAAACTATGGTAATTTTAATTAGCCTCTTATTTGTCAGTGCAGCAATAGCTTTAGCAGGGTGTCAGGAAAAAAAAGTTGTAGAAGAAAACAATGGAGTGGTTAAAATCTCTGTTGGTTACCTACCTACTGACCACCATGCAGCCCTATTTGTGGCATGCTATCATCCAGAAATCTTCAAAAAATATGGTATTTATTTAAAAGAAGTTGAACCTAAAAAAAAGTATGAATTGTATAAAAATGATAAGAAGATAGCAGATATTGAACTTTATCTAATAAAAACTGGTGGAGCAGACATAATGAACTTACTAGCTCAAGGGAAGCTAGATATTGGTTTAAATGGAGTACCTCCTGCAGTATTCTATATTGATAAGGGATGTAATGGAAAGATCATAATGTGCTTACAAGGAGAAGGTTCAGCAGTAGTAGTTAGAAAGGATATACCTGCAAATAATTGGCAAGAGTTTGTTAATTGGATAAAGGAGCAATATAAAGAGGGTAAGCAAGTTAAAATAGGACATCCGCTGCCAACATCTATTCAATATGTTATGATAAAAGATGCCTTAAAAGCTTCAGGAATTAGCTATACTGAAAATCCTAATGAAAAGGCAATGGTATTGTTAGTTAATTGTAAAGGACAAGGATCAATGCCACAAATGCTGTCTCAAAAACAGTTGGATGCTGTTATAGCTTGGGAACCAATGCCAGAGATTTTAAAGAGTAAAGGTGTAGGAAAAGCAATAGTTTATAGTCAAGATTTACCAAAATCTAATGGAGGTACTTGGAAAAACCATCCATGTTGCTGTGTTGTAGCTTCAGAAAAATCTCTAAAAGAGAAAAGAGATGCTATTATAACTTTTGCTAAACTATTGAGATATGCTACTGAAGAAATAAACAAAAATAGGGATCTTGCTGCAGAGGCTTCAACAAAGTGGTTAGGAGTAGATGAGAATGTTGAAAAAGAATCTGTTAAATATATTAAATATGATTGGAGAATTGAAACATTCTTACCAGGAATATTAGAATTTGTAAAAGCTATGAATAACCAAGGATTAATGAAAAATATGTTAAAAGATGTTTCTGATGAAAAAGCTAAAGAAGTAATATTTGATTTCAATGCTTACAATGAAATTAAATCTTAA